The sequence AACAGCCCAAAAAGAAATCCTCCTATATGGGCGAACCATGCAACTCCAGCATGAGCTGCAAGTCCCTGGCTTAAAGCACCGCTTATGAATTGTATGATAGCCCAAAAACTAATAACTATCAAGGCAGGGATCCTGACTATATCAATGAAGAATCCGAAAAAAATTAATGTATGGACTCTTGCATGCGGGAAAAGAACTATATATGCACCCAGAACTCCTGCAATAGCTCCGCTTGCCCCTATCATGGGAATATTTGAACTTGGGTTAGTTATAGCATGCGAATATGCAGCAACTATGCCGCCAAGCAGATAAAATGCAATGAATCTGAAATGCCCCAGTTTGTCTTCAATATTATTTCCGAATATCCAGAGATAAAGCATGTTGCCTGCAATATGAAGAATTCCTCCGTGCATAAACATTGAAGAAAAAACAGTCAGAGCAGGACTGACAGGCTGATTGCCTTGCATAGAGAGTATAGATGAAGGAAGAGCGCCGTAACTGGCAACTATTGTTTTCTCTCCAATAGGTGAAGTAAGTTCCCAGATAAAAACAATTATGTTTAGTGCTATTATTCCGATTGTAATAAAAGGGA is a genomic window of Nitrospiraceae bacterium containing:
- a CDS encoding rhomboid family intramembrane serine protease, with amino-acid sequence MIPFKDDNPIKTFPFITIGIIALNIIVFIWELTSPIGEKTIVASYGALPSSILSMQGNQPVSPALTVFSSMFMHGGILHIAGNMLYLWIFGNNIEDKLGHFRFIAFYLLGGIVAAYSHAITNPSSNIPMIGASGAIAGVLGAYIVLFPHARVHTLIFFGFFIDIVRIPALIVISFWAIIQFISGALSQGLAAHAGVAWFAHIGGFLFGLLTIKLWLFNRRSLE